Proteins from a single region of Halorubrum sp. 2020YC2:
- a CDS encoding DUF4795 domain-containing protein, with protein sequence MSERTAEAATTVDEDGIRVEKSFTDDAFPVPAVMYTLSSHREDPVRVRIVDRVPESFPMDQVGFHPEYESENWTAYKDHRVEFERVIDPDESVETVFGIRDEDPDLDGFLGTPVIEHVPVGEEIEDVLGAGDTDAVREVLSGDRATLPGMADDDEPIPEDPGEASAAEEADAEPAEPAATDAEPEAADPEADDGPEAEREPDAPVPRAVDEGTPAVTAHEGEPLGVAAEAGTEAEPEGESEPADAADEPDETAEVDDTEAEAPAEGESEAAGERSRDDDLSDEEPGDAEASLPGEGGLAAALAAEIRSGAADEEDIETIESAFDAGVPRSVDVRIARLQSSVADIEAYADALAEFIDGEGTAREILDGIDDRVDTVESEVSALDDRLDEADEERETIESDVARVDSAVDSASNAVDAVEERVGAVEGDVDAVEGDVRNVEDDVRNVEGDVRAVEDEVASVDETVASVRDAVSAVETDVDDLTADVDRVEGEAEAVAESVDDLGDDVEALYEEVDRAAERAENAEGLAEDAAADADDVAARVDDVESDLGRFDEEFDDLWDDLAEVDTRLTDIEDQLGEDLDDVAAEIDEINDHLDELDEFRTRLNEAFGP encoded by the coding sequence ATGTACACCCTCTCTTCACACCGCGAGGACCCCGTACGGGTGCGTATCGTCGACCGGGTCCCGGAGTCGTTCCCGATGGACCAGGTCGGGTTCCACCCGGAGTACGAGAGCGAGAACTGGACGGCGTACAAGGACCACCGCGTGGAGTTCGAGCGCGTCATCGATCCTGACGAGAGCGTCGAGACGGTGTTCGGAATCCGCGACGAGGACCCTGACCTCGACGGGTTCCTCGGCACGCCCGTGATCGAACACGTGCCCGTCGGCGAGGAGATCGAGGACGTCCTCGGCGCCGGCGACACGGACGCCGTCAGGGAGGTGCTCTCGGGAGACCGCGCGACGCTGCCCGGAATGGCGGACGACGACGAGCCGATCCCCGAAGACCCGGGCGAGGCGTCCGCGGCCGAGGAGGCCGACGCGGAACCCGCCGAACCGGCGGCGACAGACGCGGAACCGGAGGCCGCCGACCCTGAAGCCGACGACGGTCCGGAGGCCGAACGAGAGCCCGACGCCCCCGTGCCGCGTGCGGTCGACGAGGGCACGCCCGCCGTGACCGCACACGAGGGGGAACCGCTCGGCGTCGCGGCCGAGGCGGGGACCGAAGCCGAACCGGAGGGCGAGTCCGAACCGGCCGACGCTGCCGACGAACCCGACGAGACGGCCGAAGTCGACGACACGGAGGCGGAAGCGCCCGCCGAAGGCGAATCGGAGGCCGCCGGCGAGCGGTCCAGAGACGACGACCTGTCCGACGAGGAACCGGGCGACGCAGAGGCGAGCCTGCCCGGCGAGGGCGGCCTCGCGGCCGCGCTGGCGGCCGAAATCCGGAGCGGAGCGGCCGACGAGGAGGACATCGAGACCATCGAGTCGGCCTTCGACGCGGGCGTGCCGCGCAGCGTCGACGTGCGGATCGCCCGCCTCCAGTCGAGCGTGGCCGACATCGAGGCGTACGCCGACGCGCTCGCGGAGTTCATCGACGGCGAGGGGACGGCCCGAGAGATCCTCGACGGGATAGACGACCGGGTCGACACCGTCGAGTCCGAGGTCTCGGCGCTCGACGACCGCCTCGACGAGGCGGACGAGGAGCGCGAAACGATCGAGTCGGACGTCGCCCGCGTCGACTCCGCGGTCGACTCCGCGTCGAACGCGGTCGACGCCGTCGAGGAGCGCGTCGGCGCCGTCGAGGGCGACGTCGACGCGGTCGAAGGAGACGTCCGCAACGTCGAGGACGACGTCCGCAACGTGGAGGGCGACGTACGGGCGGTCGAAGACGAGGTCGCGTCCGTCGACGAGACGGTGGCGTCGGTCCGAGACGCCGTCTCGGCCGTCGAGACCGACGTGGACGACCTCACCGCCGACGTCGACCGGGTGGAGGGAGAGGCCGAGGCGGTCGCGGAGAGCGTCGACGACCTGGGCGACGACGTCGAGGCGCTGTACGAGGAGGTCGATAGGGCCGCCGAGCGCGCCGAGAACGCCGAGGGGCTGGCCGAGGACGCCGCCGCGGACGCCGACGACGTCGCGGCTCGCGTGGACGACGTCGAGTCCGACCTCGGCCGCTTCGACGAGGAGTTCGACGACCTGTGGGACGACCTCGCGGAGGTCGACACCCGTCTCACCGACATCGAGGACCAGCTCGGCGAGGACCTCGACGACGTGGCCGCCGAGATAGACGAGATCAACGACCACCTCGACGAGCTGGACGAGTTCCGCACCCGGCTCAACGAGGCGTTCGGTCCCTGA
- a CDS encoding DUF5805 domain-containing protein, producing MGSDRQSVKTYVPTEQKDVWREHADELDMSLSEFVRTMVQAGRRGFAPAAETGSEEPASEPSDPGGRDLETRVRAVLESGPCSWDELVQAVVSDVEDELEATLDDLQDRNRVRYSGRDGGYVLTDE from the coding sequence ATGGGAAGCGATCGACAGTCGGTGAAGACGTACGTGCCGACGGAGCAGAAAGACGTGTGGCGCGAGCACGCCGACGAACTCGACATGTCGCTGAGCGAGTTCGTTCGGACGATGGTCCAGGCGGGGCGGCGGGGGTTCGCGCCGGCGGCGGAGACCGGATCCGAGGAACCCGCTTCCGAACCCTCGGACCCCGGGGGTCGCGACCTCGAAACGCGTGTCCGCGCGGTTCTCGAATCCGGCCCCTGCTCGTGGGACGAACTCGTTCAGGCGGTCGTCAGCGACGTCGAGGACGAACTGGAGGCGACGCTCGACGACCTTCAGGACCGCAACCGGGTTCGGTACAGCGGCCGAGACGGAGGGTACGTGTTGACCGATGAGTAG
- a CDS encoding tyrosine-type recombinase/integrase — MSSTRTAPDPDDPVGYFLEDLTYHGKTDRTRESYERVLRRFESFLDDGEPGSATHRDCMSFVHSLRGDVADSTVATYAAYLHRFYGYMTEVGAFDGNPMTLVMEEMDETVDKDPARRDVSIPAMRSFVAGIRHPLHRALVVTLLKTGMRVGELCNLDLRDLSVTDSDLDAAYSLGGRPALSGRPDSVFVTAEATVGEELNGEVRAAANKRKRGTVIPVDDELRRTLKRWLAVRPDSPSPAEPLFVGTAEGWGERLEPQAVRHVVERYAREEGWYRTGGGADENVTPHYFRHFFTTHLRDRTGDRGVVKYLRGDVADDVIDTYTHNWGDQVREVYEASVYRLLP; from the coding sequence ATGAGTAGCACGCGCACGGCCCCCGACCCCGACGACCCGGTCGGCTACTTCCTCGAAGACCTCACGTACCACGGGAAGACGGACCGGACCCGAGAGTCCTACGAGCGCGTCCTCCGGCGGTTCGAGTCGTTCCTCGACGACGGGGAACCCGGTTCCGCGACCCACCGCGACTGTATGTCGTTCGTCCACTCGCTGCGGGGCGACGTCGCGGACAGCACCGTCGCGACGTACGCGGCCTACCTCCACCGGTTTTACGGGTACATGACGGAGGTTGGGGCCTTCGACGGGAACCCGATGACGCTGGTGATGGAGGAGATGGACGAGACCGTCGACAAGGACCCCGCCCGCCGAGACGTGTCGATCCCGGCGATGCGGTCGTTCGTCGCCGGGATCCGCCACCCGCTCCACCGCGCGCTCGTGGTGACGCTGTTGAAGACCGGGATGCGGGTGGGCGAGCTGTGTAACCTCGACCTACGGGACCTGTCGGTCACCGACTCGGACCTCGACGCGGCGTACTCGCTCGGGGGACGCCCCGCGCTGTCCGGCCGGCCGGACTCGGTCTTCGTGACCGCCGAGGCGACCGTCGGGGAAGAGCTGAACGGCGAGGTGCGGGCGGCAGCGAACAAACGCAAGCGCGGGACGGTGATCCCGGTCGACGACGAGCTTCGTCGGACGCTGAAACGCTGGCTCGCGGTCCGTCCGGACTCGCCGTCGCCCGCGGAGCCACTGTTCGTCGGTACCGCGGAGGGGTGGGGCGAGCGGCTAGAGCCGCAGGCGGTCAGACACGTCGTCGAGCGGTACGCCCGCGAGGAGGGGTGGTACCGGACCGGCGGCGGCGCCGACGAGAACGTCACGCCCCACTACTTCCGGCACTTCTTCACGACGCACCTCCGGGACCGGACCGGCGACCGCGGCGTGGTGAAGTACCTCCGCGGCGACGTGGCCGACGATGTGATAGACACGTACACCCATAACTGGGGCGACCAGGTGCGCGAGGTGTACGAGGCGAGCGTGTACCGCCTGCTGCCGTAG
- a CDS encoding phosphatase PAP2 family protein, producing the protein MALLEVTAATGLSVAAGTAVTALLCVGPRQVSRAVTDVDDRLREVAPYLGAALALLAAKQITQGYRLRLSRALDWNITDELYALEGGFVASLQRLTPDAALELFTVSYMVGFAFLLVAAPVTYSLSAGHGQRYLKELLVAYMLNYAVGTLCYTLFISYGPRNYLESVSGLMYQIYPQTQDLTAAVASNTNVFPSLHTSLSVAVLAVAWRSRRTHPRWTPAAAAVAAAVVFSTMYLGIHWLTDVAVGVVLGVGSVYAATRIVDRVESRPGAPRTGGERGGPTGRPGDD; encoded by the coding sequence ATGGCGCTCCTCGAGGTGACCGCCGCGACCGGCCTCTCCGTCGCCGCCGGGACGGCGGTCACAGCCCTCCTCTGTGTCGGGCCCCGACAGGTGTCCCGCGCGGTAACCGACGTCGACGACCGCCTCCGCGAGGTCGCTCCCTACCTCGGGGCGGCGCTCGCGCTGCTCGCGGCCAAGCAGATCACGCAGGGATACCGGCTGCGGCTCTCGCGCGCGCTTGACTGGAACATCACCGACGAGCTGTACGCGCTGGAGGGCGGGTTCGTGGCGAGCCTCCAGCGCCTGACGCCGGACGCGGCGCTGGAGCTTTTCACCGTGAGCTACATGGTCGGGTTCGCCTTCCTCCTCGTCGCGGCGCCGGTGACGTACTCCCTCTCGGCGGGGCACGGCCAGCGGTACCTGAAGGAGCTGCTCGTCGCGTACATGCTCAACTACGCGGTCGGCACCCTCTGTTACACGCTGTTCATCTCGTACGGGCCGCGGAACTACCTAGAGTCTGTTTCCGGGCTGATGTATCAGATCTACCCGCAGACGCAGGACCTCACCGCGGCCGTCGCGTCGAACACGAACGTGTTCCCGTCGCTTCACACCTCGCTGTCGGTGGCCGTCCTCGCCGTCGCGTGGCGCTCCCGGCGGACCCACCCGCGCTGGACGCCCGCCGCGGCCGCGGTCGCGGCCGCCGTGGTGTTCTCCACGATGTACCTCGGGATCCACTGGCTCACCGACGTCGCGGTCGGCGTCGTGCTCGGCGTCGGGTCGGTGTACGCCGCGACGCGGATCGTCGACCGGGTCGAGTCGCGGCCGGGGGCGCCCCGGACCGGTGGCGAACGCGGGGGGCCGACCGGGCGGCCCGGCGACGACTGA
- a CDS encoding SMP-30/gluconolactonase/LRE family protein, with amino-acid sequence MARTERVVDARAHTGEGPLWHPTERRLYWADVPAGVLYRYDPETGENAVAYETDGVPLGGYTVEADGALLLFTRGSVERFVPEASDTETVLTVDADTRFNDVVADPEGRVFAGTMPGEDALGDLYRIDTDGSARVVVEGVDVPNGMGFSGDGTTFYLTESEERRIDAFDYDYVTGEIANRRPFVETPPGDGVPDGLTVDAEDHLWSARWDGGRAVRYDPSGRAVAAVELPARKVASVAFAGASCEALYLTTALGGGDRDGEGDGAGALFRATGLPASGRPEFRSRIAVA; translated from the coding sequence ATGGCTCGAACCGAACGCGTCGTCGACGCGCGGGCGCACACCGGTGAGGGGCCGCTGTGGCACCCCACGGAGCGCCGGCTCTACTGGGCCGACGTCCCGGCGGGCGTGTTGTACCGGTACGACCCCGAGACGGGCGAGAACGCGGTCGCGTACGAGACGGACGGCGTCCCTCTCGGCGGGTACACGGTCGAGGCCGACGGGGCGCTGCTGCTTTTCACCCGCGGGTCGGTCGAGCGCTTCGTCCCGGAAGCGTCCGACACGGAGACCGTCCTCACGGTCGACGCGGACACCCGGTTCAACGACGTCGTCGCGGACCCGGAGGGACGGGTGTTCGCCGGAACGATGCCGGGCGAGGACGCGCTCGGCGACCTCTACCGGATCGACACGGACGGCTCGGCGCGCGTCGTCGTCGAGGGGGTAGACGTCCCGAATGGAATGGGGTTTTCGGGGGACGGGACGACGTTCTACCTCACCGAGTCCGAGGAGCGCCGGATCGACGCGTTCGACTACGACTACGTCACCGGCGAGATAGCGAACCGCCGACCCTTCGTTGAGACGCCGCCCGGAGACGGCGTCCCCGACGGGCTGACCGTCGACGCCGAGGACCACCTCTGGTCGGCCCGCTGGGACGGGGGACGAGCCGTCCGGTACGACCCGAGCGGGAGGGCGGTCGCGGCGGTCGAACTCCCCGCGCGGAAGGTGGCCTCCGTCGCGTTCGCCGGCGCCTCCTGCGAGGCGCTGTACCTGACGACCGCGCTCGGCGGCGGCGACAGGGACGGCGAGGGCGACGGCGCGGGCGCGCTGTTCCGAGCGACCGGGCTCCCGGCGAGCGGCCGCCCGGAGTTCCGGTCTCGGATCGCGGTGGCGTAG
- a CDS encoding AGE family epimerase/isomerase: MTRHDPDSFRGRLLATLRLQFPDALDPAGGFRLLDPESGEPYAGPRRHLVATCRSIANFAAGVVADGPDWCAEAAEHGIEFLESAHRADTTDRSEGYHLVVEADGSPVDRTRSAYGHAFVLLGYARAADVGVDGAAAGLDATVDLLDARFRDGTGCLRSDCGPDWAEREAYRGQNANMHACEAFLAAYEATDDGAHLDRARRIAERLTVELAAETDGLLWEHYDADWAHDFGYNADEPRHRFRPPGYQPGHHVEWAKLCALLDRYDATATAASESVPGSGDWYDRAVALFDAAVDLGWTDGGFAYTVERDGTVIVADRYGWALAEGIGAAAALAGRATRRGDGEAAGRFREWRDRFVDRADAYRGPAGLWYEKLPPAGSDGDPDSPEPPGVEPDYHPASAYFESWRSGVR, encoded by the coding sequence ATGACGCGCCACGACCCGGACTCCTTCCGCGGCCGCCTCCTCGCGACGCTGCGGCTCCAGTTCCCGGACGCGCTCGACCCGGCCGGCGGCTTCCGCCTGCTCGACCCGGAGTCCGGGGAGCCGTACGCCGGACCCCGCCGGCACCTCGTCGCGACCTGTCGGTCGATAGCGAACTTCGCGGCCGGTGTGGTGGCCGACGGCCCCGACTGGTGCGCCGAGGCGGCCGAACACGGGATCGAGTTTCTGGAGTCCGCACACCGCGCGGACACGACCGACCGGAGCGAGGGGTACCACCTCGTCGTCGAGGCCGACGGCTCGCCCGTCGACCGCACGCGCTCGGCGTACGGCCACGCGTTCGTCCTGCTCGGGTACGCGCGAGCGGCGGACGTGGGCGTCGACGGCGCGGCCGCGGGGCTGGACGCGACCGTCGACCTCCTCGACGCGCGGTTCCGCGACGGGACCGGCTGTCTCCGGAGCGACTGCGGTCCCGACTGGGCCGAGCGCGAGGCGTACCGCGGCCAGAACGCCAACATGCACGCCTGCGAGGCGTTCCTCGCCGCCTACGAGGCGACCGACGACGGCGCTCACCTCGACCGCGCGCGGCGGATCGCGGAGCGGCTGACCGTCGAACTCGCGGCCGAGACCGACGGCCTGCTGTGGGAGCACTACGACGCGGACTGGGCTCACGACTTCGGGTACAACGCCGACGAGCCGCGCCACCGGTTCCGCCCGCCGGGGTACCAGCCGGGCCACCACGTCGAGTGGGCGAAGCTCTGTGCGCTGTTGGACCGGTACGACGCGACGGCGACGGCGGCGTCCGAGTCGGTTCCCGGCTCGGGCGACTGGTACGACCGCGCGGTCGCGCTGTTCGACGCGGCCGTCGATCTGGGCTGGACGGACGGCGGATTCGCCTACACCGTCGAGCGCGACGGGACAGTTATCGTCGCCGATCGCTACGGCTGGGCGCTCGCGGAGGGGATCGGCGCGGCCGCGGCGCTCGCGGGGCGGGCGACCCGGCGAGGCGACGGAGAGGCGGCCGGCCGCTTCCGCGAGTGGCGCGATCGCTTCGTCGACCGCGCCGACGCGTACCGTGGCCCGGCCGGACTCTGGTACGAGAAGCTCCCGCCGGCCGGAAGCGACGGCGACCCCGATTCGCCGGAGCCGCCGGGCGTCGAACCCGACTACCACCCCGCGAGCGCGTACTTCGAGAGCTGGCGCTCCGGAGTGCGGTGA
- the ftsY gene encoding signal recognition particle-docking protein FtsY, which produces MFDGLKDKLSGFREDVEESTEVEEEAPPEEESAAESDASAEGDAATADAPSAETAETAETAEADDADETTSDDEPSTFQRAKAFATGRIIIEEEDLEEPLWNLEMALLESDVEMSVAEQILDSVRESMLGESRKQVETTGELVESALHDALVDVIAVGQFDFEERIAAAEKPVTIVFTGVNGVGKTTSIAKLSEWLADRGYSSVLANGDTYRAGANEQIREHADRLGRDLISHDQGGDPAAVIYDGVEYAEANDVDVVLGDTAGRLHTSDDLMAQLEKIDRVVDPDMTLFVDEAVAGQDAVNRAKEFDDAAAIDGAILTKADADSSGGAAISVAYVTGKPILFLGTGQGYDDITLFDPEDLVESLLDEE; this is translated from the coding sequence GTGTTCGACGGACTGAAAGACAAGCTCTCCGGCTTCCGAGAGGACGTCGAGGAGTCGACGGAGGTCGAGGAAGAAGCCCCTCCCGAGGAGGAGTCGGCCGCCGAGAGCGACGCGTCCGCCGAGGGCGACGCCGCGACGGCCGACGCCCCCTCTGCTGAGACCGCCGAAACCGCCGAAACCGCCGAGGCCGACGACGCGGACGAGACGACGTCGGACGACGAGCCGAGCACCTTCCAGCGCGCGAAGGCGTTCGCGACCGGCCGGATCATCATCGAGGAGGAGGACCTAGAGGAGCCGCTGTGGAACCTCGAGATGGCGCTGCTCGAAAGCGACGTGGAGATGAGCGTCGCGGAGCAGATCCTCGACAGCGTCCGCGAGAGCATGCTTGGCGAGTCGCGAAAGCAGGTGGAGACGACCGGCGAACTCGTCGAGTCGGCGCTTCACGACGCGCTCGTCGATGTCATCGCGGTCGGGCAGTTCGACTTCGAAGAGCGGATCGCGGCGGCGGAGAAGCCGGTCACCATCGTCTTCACCGGCGTCAACGGCGTCGGGAAGACGACCAGCATCGCGAAGCTGTCGGAGTGGCTCGCGGACCGCGGCTACTCTTCGGTCCTCGCGAACGGCGACACGTACCGCGCGGGCGCGAACGAGCAGATCCGCGAGCACGCGGACCGGCTCGGCCGCGATCTGATAAGCCACGACCAGGGCGGCGACCCGGCGGCCGTCATCTACGACGGCGTCGAGTACGCCGAGGCGAACGACGTCGACGTCGTCCTCGGTGACACCGCAGGGCGGCTCCACACGAGCGACGACCTGATGGCGCAACTGGAGAAGATAGACCGCGTCGTCGACCCCGACATGACCCTCTTCGTCGACGAGGCGGTCGCGGGCCAAGACGCGGTCAACCGCGCGAAGGAGTTCGACGACGCGGCCGCGATCGACGGCGCCATCCTCACCAAGGCCGACGCCGACTCCTCGGGCGGCGCCGCCATCTCGGTCGCGTACGTCACCGGCAAGCCGATCCTCTTCCTCGGCACCGGTCAGGGGTACGACGACATCACCCTGTTCGACCCCGAGGACCTCGTCGAGAGCCTGCTCGACGAGGAGTGA
- the pfdA gene encoding prefoldin subunit alpha translates to MGGGQQQLQQLSQELQALDEEIEELEAEIADYREEKADIDDAVEAIETLDTGATVQVPLGGGAYLRAEVQDIDEVIVSLGGNYSAEQPQDDAIDVLRRKQEALDERIEETEAEVDELETESDELEQQAQQMQQQMQQQQMQQMGQAQDDEE, encoded by the coding sequence ATGGGCGGCGGGCAACAGCAGCTCCAGCAGCTCTCTCAGGAGCTGCAGGCGCTCGACGAGGAGATCGAGGAACTCGAAGCGGAGATCGCAGACTACCGCGAGGAGAAGGCCGACATCGACGACGCGGTTGAGGCCATCGAGACCCTCGACACGGGCGCGACCGTTCAGGTCCCGCTCGGCGGCGGCGCGTACCTCCGCGCGGAGGTCCAAGACATCGACGAGGTCATCGTCTCGCTCGGCGGCAACTACTCGGCTGAGCAGCCGCAGGACGACGCCATCGACGTGCTCCGGCGCAAGCAGGAGGCGCTCGACGAGCGGATCGAGGAGACCGAAGCCGAGGTCGACGAACTGGAGACCGAGAGCGACGAGCTGGAACAGCAGGCCCAGCAGATGCAACAGCAGATGCAGCAACAGCAGATGCAGCAGATGGGACAGGCCCAAGACGACGAGGAGTAA
- the rpl18a gene encoding 50S ribosomal protein L18Ae: MSTYTVSGRFQSRDGFQPFTKDVEAENEDLARERIYTNVGSQHNRKRTQIEIEEVSAA, encoded by the coding sequence ATGAGTACCTACACGGTGAGTGGACGGTTCCAGAGCCGAGACGGCTTCCAGCCGTTCACGAAGGACGTCGAGGCGGAAAACGAGGATCTCGCCCGCGAGCGGATCTACACCAACGTTGGGAGCCAGCACAACCGCAAGCGCACCCAGATCGAGATCGAGGAGGTGTCCGCGGCATGA
- a CDS encoding ABC transporter permease subunit, with product MSDRPAPWLAIARYDAAGRTRGSLVVTGLLSAFLLLFLAFFPSLSTAGIDLDAYVEAFPPAFREAFGIIAISSIKGFLAVEFYQFAWLLLVGLYLAYLAGGTIAGDVASGRMDLTLSAPVARRDAVIGRFLGIVPLVALLNLVLPVVAYVGVLAVGETIAAERLVAVHALAVPYHLTCVAVGIATSALASRPGIAQRIALGALFALFMFESVVASTDYAAFGDLSPTAHYDPSAVLVLGEYDLTGAAVLLAATAVLVALAVVRFRRADLSG from the coding sequence ATGAGCGACCGCCCGGCGCCGTGGCTCGCGATCGCCCGGTACGACGCCGCCGGTCGGACCCGCGGGTCGCTCGTTGTGACGGGGCTGCTCTCCGCGTTCCTCCTGCTCTTTCTGGCCTTCTTCCCGTCGCTGTCGACGGCCGGGATCGACCTCGACGCGTACGTCGAGGCGTTCCCGCCGGCGTTTCGGGAGGCGTTCGGGATCATCGCCATCTCCTCTATCAAGGGGTTCCTCGCCGTGGAGTTCTACCAGTTCGCGTGGCTGCTCCTGGTCGGTCTCTACCTCGCGTACCTCGCCGGGGGAACGATCGCCGGCGACGTCGCCTCCGGCCGGATGGACCTCACCCTGTCGGCGCCGGTCGCGCGCCGCGACGCGGTGATCGGGCGGTTCCTAGGGATCGTCCCGCTCGTCGCCCTGCTGAACCTCGTCCTGCCGGTCGTCGCGTACGTCGGCGTCCTCGCGGTGGGCGAGACGATCGCGGCCGAACGGCTCGTCGCGGTCCACGCGCTCGCGGTCCCGTACCACCTGACGTGCGTCGCGGTCGGGATCGCCACGTCGGCGCTCGCCTCGCGGCCGGGGATCGCCCAACGGATCGCGCTCGGCGCGCTGTTCGCCCTGTTCATGTTCGAGTCGGTCGTCGCCAGCACCGACTACGCCGCGTTCGGGGACCTCAGCCCGACGGCGCACTACGACCCCTCCGCGGTCCTCGTGTTGGGCGAGTACGACCTGACGGGCGCCGCGGTGCTGCTCGCGGCGACGGCCGTCCTCGTCGCGCTCGCGGTCGTCCGGTTCCGGCGCGCGGACCTCTCTGGGTGA
- a CDS encoding ABC transporter ATP-binding protein has product MPAIECRNLTKYYGDVRGIEDVSFTVEEGEVFGFLGPNGAGKTTAIRTLLGFLSPTSGGATLLGHDATDPTESRRARERIGFLPGDPGLDRDRTAAAFLDHQAALRGASSREELVDRFGLDESRRIADLSRGNRQKVALVAAFMHDPDLLLLDEPTSGLDPLLQEEFAGLVRERVDDGASVLLSSHVLGEVAALCDRVGVLREGHLVAVESVAALRSRGGKQVRVRVAEAVDRADFERRGIMNLRVGETVSFTWTGEYDALIDLLSGYTVLDLDVVDAPLEAAFMTFYDGDVPGPTGSGGVGGGGVEPAGDAGSGATAESGGEAR; this is encoded by the coding sequence ATGCCCGCCATCGAGTGCCGGAACCTCACCAAGTACTACGGCGACGTGAGAGGGATCGAAGACGTTTCGTTCACCGTCGAGGAGGGCGAGGTGTTCGGGTTCCTCGGTCCGAACGGCGCGGGAAAGACGACCGCGATCCGCACGCTCCTCGGCTTCCTGTCGCCCACGAGCGGCGGCGCGACCCTCCTCGGTCACGACGCGACCGACCCGACCGAGTCGCGTCGCGCTCGCGAACGGATCGGCTTCCTCCCCGGGGACCCGGGACTCGACCGCGACCGGACCGCGGCGGCGTTCCTCGACCATCAGGCGGCGCTCCGCGGCGCGTCGAGCCGCGAGGAACTCGTCGACCGGTTCGGCCTCGACGAGTCGCGCCGGATAGCCGACCTCTCCCGCGGCAACCGGCAGAAGGTGGCCCTCGTGGCCGCGTTCATGCACGACCCGGACCTCCTGTTGCTCGACGAGCCGACCTCCGGGCTCGACCCGCTGCTCCAAGAAGAGTTCGCCGGTCTGGTGCGCGAGCGCGTCGACGACGGCGCGAGCGTGCTCCTCTCCTCGCACGTCCTCGGGGAGGTGGCCGCGCTCTGCGACCGCGTGGGCGTCCTCCGGGAGGGGCACCTCGTCGCCGTCGAGTCCGTCGCGGCCCTCCGGTCGCGCGGCGGAAAGCAGGTCCGCGTCCGCGTCGCGGAGGCGGTCGACCGCGCCGACTTCGAGCGCCGCGGGATCATGAACCTCCGGGTCGGCGAGACCGTCTCGTTCACCTGGACCGGCGAGTACGACGCGCTGATCGACCTGCTCTCGGGATACACCGTGCTGGACCTCGACGTCGTCGACGCGCCGCTCGAAGCGGCGTTCATGACCTTCTACGACGGCGACGTGCCGGGACCGACAGGGAGCGGGGGAGTCGGCGGAGGCGGCGTGGAACCCGCCGGCGACGCGGGGAGCGGCGCGACCGCGGAGTCGGGGGGTGAGGCCCGATGA